CTCCGTATCTACAGTAAATCTGGAGCTAGGTGACGGGTGACTGTGTAGAGGACGGCAGGCGAAGGGCGGGGTGGCGGCGAATGACCGAGAGAGTATTACCCAGTGGCAATTATGAGTAATTGCTTCACAACTCTATGGATCATGTTTTTatagagtatctttttatctaCTTTACAAATTTATATTACGAGAAGACAAACTTCACGAATCAgtctgttaaaaaaaataaaggggTACCATTGACAGAATTTCACCTAGATTTAACGTGAATCATACAGCTGAAGCTTTGGCAAACACCCTTGACGTGCGCCTTAAAACTGGAGCAGGACGAGAGTCCCTGAAACGGAAAGTGCGGCACCGGTCCTGCCGACGCCGGTGGCCTGCCGCACGGGGCGTAAAATATTTCGGAAGCAAACATTCAAATTTCGCAGAGCAGAGCAGGGCTCACGTGTCCCGAACGGATGATGCAGGTTATCTCCCACGTACACCCGCCAACTACCCAGGTCCGAGACGTGGCAACTGTCACGCGGGGCCCACGGCCGCTGGTGGCAGCCGTGTCAGCGGCTGATGCGCTTATCGCGTCGTGTACGCGAGTCTGCGGCGGAGCCTTTTTTGGGGTTTCCGTCCACGGGAATTCATTCCCTCGCTCCGCGCGCACGACCTCCGACGATCTCAGCACGAAACCGAAAACACGCAGAGGTTTCCCATAATGCCCTCGGCCATCCGTGTTAGCGGCCGATCTGATGGTGCCCAAAACAGTAATCTCGCAACCTACCATTCTTAAATGCGCATTACTCGCTCGAAACAGGGGTCTCTGCGCCCCAGCCCATGCTGCCCCTTCCTGCCTTTCTTTcagaaaaaattaaaactcCGTTCGTCGACTGACTGACACATGGCCCCACCGTGCTACAACTGAACTGTCAGTGCCCAGAGTGTAGTGCCACTCTCAGCTCAGTTCACTCCGCGACAAGCCGCACGGGGGTCGTCCGCCGCGTTATCTTCACCAGCGGAGTAGCGTAGCGGCGGAGGTGGTCACCAGTGCCGGGCCCCCACTGCCTCGGCTCCCCGCCACGAGGCCCCATCACCGGGAGATCCGCTCACCGCCCCAACTGCTACAGTGACGGCCGCTGTGGCCGCCTGCACGCCGCTGGGCTCTAGCCTCCACCGCTATTATTACCTCTACCGCTTGATAACAAATCACAAACACTTGTGGTGGCAGCGGCAGCGCCGCACCGAGCAGTGTGTGCGGTTCTTCACTCGGCTGCGAAGCTTCGCCGCCATGCCGATGGAGCCGTCGCGGCGGCTCTTGCTGTCGGACTACGACGGCGCGGTCGAGTCGCCGCTACCGTCGCCGCCGGCCTCGTCGGCCATGCCGTTCAGGCCGGGCGTGGCTGTCGTCGTGGGCATCCTCACGAGCGTCTTCTCCATCACGTTCCTGCTACTGCTCTACGCCAAGCACTGCAAGCGGAGTGCCGCGGAGTCGTCGGGCCCGTACGGGAGCGGCGGCGGGTACGGGTCGTCCGGAGGGGGCGCGGCAGGAGAACGGAGGAACTCCGGCGTCAACCGCGCCGTGGTGGAGTCGCTCCCGGTGTTCCGCTTCGGCGCGCTGCGGGGGCAGAAGGAAGGGCTCGAGTGCGCCGTCTGCCTCGGCCGGTTCGAGCCCGCTGAGGCACTGCGGCTGCTGCCGAAATGCCGCCACGGGTTCCACGTTGAATGCGTGGATACGTGGCTCGACGCGCACTCTACGTGCCCGCTCTGCCGCTCTCGCGTCGACCCGGAGGACGTGCTGCTCCTCCCCGAGCCGCCTAAGCCGTCTACCACGGGGCCGCCTGACCCGCCTGAGACGAAGGCGGCTGCCGCGACCAAAGAGTCTCCTGCTCCTACGCCCGCTCCGGCTGGGCGGAGGATCTCTGGCCGGCACTCCACGGGGTCAGTGCGCGCACCCGGGCGAGTTGGCCCTAACTCGCGAAGGTCGGCTGACGGTGGCGTGGCGGTGGGCTGTTTCGACGGCGCGAAGGTGAGGAAGGACCGGGTGCTGATGGTGGAGCCGGCGGCCGTGGTGGCCGAGCCGGATCCGGAGGCGTTCGACCGGAGGTTCGGGCACCGTATACTGGTAAGCACCGCCGGTGGCTGCGAGGGCGAGACCGCTCCGGCGGCGCAGCAGCGGTGGAGCGACCTGCGGCCGTCCGATCTGATGTTCGTGCGCTCCGAGATGCTGGTCACAGAGGCCGGCCGGTACTCCTGCTCCGCGGCCGTCAACTCCGGCAACGCCTGGAGCGCCATCAGCGTGAGGAGCCTGTcggagctcgccggcgtcacccgGCTCCCTCCCATCCGCGCCGGCGCGTTCGAGGGCGACGAGACTCGAGCCGGCGCGCGGCGGTGGCCCGGCTCGAGCTGGTGGGCGCGGGGCCCGCCCGGCGGTAACGGCCCTAGCACCTAGGTCGCTGTTGCGCGGGGCCCGCGTTGCAGCCCGGAGAAAGGATTTCCCATTCCGCTGGCGAGACTGCCCCAGAAATGCCACGTAATCACGACTGCCTCGCTTCGAGCTGGCGGGTCACGTGATGGGCAGCATGGTAATCATGGCGCTCCGCCCTCCTTTCGGGGCCACGCCGGTCGACCTAGGAAGCCGCGCCGGAGGGAGGTGGAGGGGGTATGCCGCTTTTGCGGGAATCTCGAGGCTGGTGTTGGTGTTGGCTGGCAGTACGTGCGGCGGGGATTGGTTGCGGGCACCAGGCCTCCGCGGCTCTTCCTGCGGACGGATCGGAGCACGGCGATGTGGTGCATGTTGTGGCCGGCCGTGCATCCATGCGTCCGTGCCGCTGCGCAGGTGAGGCTCTGGCGGCTTGCGTTGGTCGGGTCGGGGGTTAGGGAACCATACAAAAGCTGTGCGTGTTTTGTGTAGTACTAgtgctactttttttttttgtctgtacGAGAATGAAAAGGGCTGCGACTTTTCCGTATGAGCAAGTGACCTGCCGGGCTATGGCTTCGTTTCGCCGAGCCGCATGCTAGCACATGAGCACACCTCGCATGCATCTCGTTTCGTTTCTTACTGTGGCTCTTAGCCTACATTAGACTTTGCTTTCTAGCGAGTGGATCTGGAGTAGCTGTACCACATGAGAGGAGCGATCGGCTGCCGCACACTTGCCTCGTACTTGGCCGTCATTGATAGCAACACCGTCGTGGGCTCGTGCTCCCGCGTCCCGCGTCGTTGTCCCCGTGCCCATCCCAACCCAAGCCCCAACGGCTATGTTACCACGCGCCCCTTCTTGGTCGGACCTGTATCTCACCACTCCCGGCCGGTAAAGAAGTCGCAGGGTGATGATTGATGCCGTCGTGGAACCCGTGCTCGCCTCGTGCACGTTCTCGCGTTtattctgctgctgctgctgccgcatTGAAGAAATTTCACCGCCTGCCTGCCCTCTCTCGGACGCTCGTCGTGAGGCCCGCCTGGCACGGCTACGTGCGTGCTGCGATCAGTTCGCTGAACGCAACGCAGCTCTGCGCTGTGGTCATCACTGATTCCATTGTACTCCTGTACTAAGGCGTAGTTATCCCTTGCCATTTTATATGGGCCTGCAGCGAGAGCGAAGGAAATACAGTATGGGCATGGCAGTGGCCAGGCGACTCCCCTTTTTGGCTTCACTAGGCGGTGCTCAGCCACGACTCACGAGCCCACGTTGTCACCTGAGCTAGTGAGCGTAGCACGGCAGCTCACTGCCACGAATCAGCGATCGCCGTCCGTGAAGTGGTCTCGGTGACGAGCGAACAAGAAGCAACAACGCCAAAGGGAAGAGTAGCTGGTACCTTTACCCCCATTTCTTAGAAGTATCCTTTGGATGAACCTGGACATCATCCCGACACAGTTTTGCTCTCCTCGTGACACGCTGTGATGATCTCCGGTTCGATACGGTATCCGAAGCCAGAGGCCGCTTTTCTACCGCGGCTCTACTTTTTGGACGGTGTGCTCGAAAAGCACAGGCCTTTTTCCGAGACAGGGGAAGCCACAACCCAGGCTTCGCAGTACTGCACTAGTATTGTGCTGCCGACATGATTCTCGTGACAAGCAATCAATTACTAGGTCACCGTACAATCTGTTTGTTCGTCCACCAAAATTCTTTCGCTTCTTTGCCGTTGTTAGGACAGCCGTTCCTTGAAGTTAATCTAGTTGGAGTACTCCCTCAGATCTTAAAAAGCTGAACGTTTTAGACATGATTTTACATATCAGTGAGAGATTAATAAAGGGCCTTATTTACCATTCTATCTATACTAATTAAATAGCAAGGAACACAAAATAGAGTAATAATAAAGCGTTGTTGTCCGAGTAGTTTGAGACGATCTCCCTACCGCAAGACGTATACTGGGAGTACCACTCTACGTATGTTGTTTTCTTGCtaatcttttcttctttgctgCGCTTGcttgtggttttttttttgttcttgcaTGCTTGGCGTATTTCTTTATTCATTCTGCAGCTCAAGGATTTGTTTAATTGCCCAAGACAACAACCATCCCATCTTCTGCATGTCTCTCTCACCGCcttgcttctttttctttttcgaagGAAATTCATCCTTcgtagaaagaaaaaaaagtcttCTCTCATACTGTTCCTTTTCAATTTAACAGTTTGATATAGCAGACATAAAAATAAAGAAGGACACGTGTCATATATACGAGAGAATCTATCTGTAGGACCGAATCTTATATAATTTACTTCTTTTGACTTCAGCTTTTCTTTGCTCGCGCCAGCTAAATACGACTCAAGTACAGCTAAGTAATTTCGTCTCCTCGAATGGTTTGGCGCTAAAATATCCACTCGCGCGCACGTATATATACACATTAACTCTCTTAGAGCATTGTATCCTTTCCTCTCATCTCACCACACACCAAAGGTAGCTTTGGAAAGGAAACAGCCATAAATACCATGCATGCCGTATGTTGTTTTCGTGcaaatcttttcttctttgatgAACTTGCTTGTGGTTTATTTTtttgctcaatttttttttcttgcatgcTTGGCGCATTTGTTTATTCATTCTGCATGCTCAAGGCTTTGTTTAATTGCCCTAGACAACGACCATCCCATCTTCTGCGTATCCCTCTCACCGCCatgcttccttttctttttcgaaGGAAATTCGGTGAGATCCCTCGTAGAAAGATTTAAAAGATCTTCTTTTCTACTGTTCTTTTCTAACCCAACAATCTGACACGTCACAAATGAGATGTGAGAAAGACAGTGTCATGCTTACAACTTATAGAATTTCCTTCTTTTCACGCCAGCTTTTCTTTGCTCGCGCAAGCCAACTACGACTCGAGTACAGCTAAGTAATTTGGCTGCTCGAATGGTTTGACGCTAAAATATCCACTCGCGCGCACTTATATATACACATTAACTCTCCTAGAGCATTGTATCCTTTCCTCTCATCTCACCAAACACCAAAGGTAGCTTTGGAAAGGAAGCAGCCATAAATACCATGCATGCCGTTGTGTTGTTGCACTAATAGCATGGGTAAAAGAGTCCGGATGATCCCCCAATTCCCTCAACGTCAgtttttcacatattttttgCAAACCTCTTCAGCGTCGGTTTTTTAAGACTGAAGGGAGTATCATACAGGCAAGGCCATAATCTACGGTTTCACATAGTAGTATTAACTTTCAAGCAAACAAcgcatctttgttgctactaGCGAtttaagttttatatttttttagtcatTAGGctgatttaaaattttaaaaaatgaactaaaaattaaCTCCTACTCCCTGCATGTGTGACGTCCCTAGCTTCCTTTCGACGACCACCGCTTGGCTAAACATGCGTCGCTATCGTTGTCAATATGGCGATGTGATGGTTGAGAGTCTCTCTGATGGATTGTGACTAGGATGACCACCGACGGCGATGTTTTCAAGTGGGCATGCTCAGGTTGCCCTATTCTGAAATCATGCAGCTCGACTGTTTTCTTCAGAAACCAATTGCGCACTACAGGTGCGCATTCATGCGTGGCGAGATTCTGGACTTTGATTAGTTCCACTGTTAATCTATCATGCCAGGGAGGTGCGTAACTTCGTCGATCGTGCAGTGTTTAGAATGACGCCAGCGCAACTAGTAGGCCATCACGGCATTGACCGTCCAATCGAGATCTATTGAGCCTATCTGTTTCATTCAATAATTCCGGGCTAGAATGAAGCGACATGTGATGATCGAGCTGTAGTTTCAGACAAGAAAGGACCGGGATATATCCCCATTTCTTCAGAGGGAAAGAGATGGGTAAGGGTAGTCCTTCATACGCTACAttccagcaaaaaaaaaaagaagaatcccAGCTGGACGTAGCTCGATCGGTTAGTTTCGTACAAGTTGGTGCTATGATTGACATGAATTGTCCAGTTGGAACTTGGAACGCAACATAGACACATGATACTGAGACATACAATTTTGATAGTGGCGCCATCACAGAAACATGAATGCATATTACTCCGATCTTTAATGTGGCACACCCACACGAATAACTTAGGCGATTGGGAACATCAGTATCTGAATGACCAATATCATATTCCAGTGGCATATCATTGCTCGGTTGGCAAAACTAGATGGAATTTACGAAAGCTAGCATATAATACTGACATGACAACATGAGCATGGAATTATTTGCACCAATAATTCTTGCTGGAAGAGTACAAATGCCCAACTATTAACCACTTGAGAAATAGTATGAAAGTACCGAATTCTTACATAACCAATTCAAACTAACAATTCGTTTACCAGTTGAAATATGCAACTGCTACATGAGTGTTCATAATCATGGAGGCAGGAAGTAGACTGTCGATGATACGCATTGATGTCCGGTGATCTGTCAACCTTGCAGTCTGGCTTACGTAACAGGCCCATAGCCAGATTTAATCTGACTagagctctcttttgctaggctAAAAAGAAGTATTTGGGCTAAAACAGGTCATTTGATGAGCAACGGTCCTTCCTAATCCACGCAGGCCCAAATCTCATAGAACCCAACCTGTCCTGTCTAGGTTGAAACCCCATTCTGTTATGGGCCTCTTGGCCCAAACGTACAAGCGTACAGCCACAACTCGACGGCCCACACGGCCACACGCACACGAGACACGACGACGCAATTCGGCCCGAGACGAAGAGAGAGAAACGCGGGGTCACCTCGTGGCGTCGCCTACCGCGGCAAAACGCGGTGCGGTGGTGCCTCCGCAATGGGTTAACCACGTAAAATTATCGTCTACCTTTTCACTATCtgatatttatctatttattaacTTTTTATCTATCTTATATGTTTTTTTACATAtctttttatataaatattaacATAGATGAACAGTTCTGATAAGAAAAATGGATGAATGTATGTTTTATCATGACAGTTTATTTACATTGAGATTTATAtaaaataatagataaaaattataaaatagataagaaaattaataaatataaaaaatagataaaagagaGGATAGCGAGAGATAAGCCGTACTTGCAAAACTAGTTGGTGAGTTGCTTCCCCAGCCCGCCCGCCCGCCTGCCCCGGATGACGCCGACATCCGCACGCGGCGCGCTGGGGCCCATCCGCCGTACGTACTTCTCATAATCACGGACGCCTGCCGATATAACCGCTCCGCGCTTTTATCATATCAGTATATTACATACAAGTGGCCGTGGCTCTTATCTGGGCGTGGTGCTTTCTGGGGCGGGGGAGCGAGAGGTACCTTGTCTTTTCCGGCTCCGGCCGGCGCCATGTGAGACCTCGAGCCCGCAGGAGATCGAGGGTTCTCAAGGTCGAGCTGTTGCTGATTCTGTGCCACTGGATCCAGACGGAGGCTAGTCTTTTTCCTTCATCCAGTGATATCCAGGTATCCTACGACTTGGGTCGTGGTCCAGTTGTCCGCTGCGATTCTACCAGCAGGTTTTGATAATTCGACAGTATGGCCAGTGTAAATCTTAACTAAGCTCACACAAGCCGCACATAACTCCCATGGAGAAACGAGAGGTGATAAGCTATGTGCCATGTGGGATCGGCCGGAACGAATATACTTTCGTAACGACACGAGTCTAAGTGCATAGGAGCGAACGGCTACTTAGTAAGGTATACCAGCGTGATCTTGTCGGTCTGAGATTCGATGTGAGCGTGTACCCCATTTAAAAACCTCAATATAGCACTGAGAAGAGAACTCAactgtaaaaaataaaataaaaataaaaaagacacGAGTCCAAGTTAGGCTGGCACCCGGCTGCCACCGGATGCCACCGTTCTTGTGCTGGGCCACCCACGCGCCAAAAGCCACCCGACTCAGTGGGAGGAGGCGCGCACCGATCTGACGTTAAGTTCCAAAGCAGAAGCACCACCCGGGATTCCCACccccacggccccacctcctcctccatccaCTTTCTTCTCCTCACTCCTCGCCGTGGTCTCCAATGGGCTCAGCTTCAGGTGAGCAACCACCACCCAACCGATGCATCGCGCTGAGCTTATCAGTTGTGCTACACAGTTACCGGCATGGGATGGCGTGCTTGATTGTCCGATCCTGTGAAGCAGATGATCTCAGGGAGCACCTGCTGGACGTGGACAGGCCCGGGGAGAACGGCGGAGGAGCTGGGGCGGCCAAGATACGGGTGCgggggctgcggcggcgggcggACGCGACCGGCGAGGAGATCCTGCGGGGCGTCGACCTGGACGTGCCGCGCGGGCTGGTGATGGGCGTCATCGGGCCCAGCGGCAGCGGCAAGTCCACGCTGCTCCGCGCGCTCAACCGCCTCTGGGAGCCCGCGCCCGGCGCCGTGCTCCTCGACGGCGCCGACATCTGCAGCCTCGACGTCCTCGCGCTCCGCCGCAAGGTCGGCATGCTCTTCCAGCTCCCAGCCATGTTCGACGGTACGTGCGTGCCAGACACGAAAACTCGGCTTAATTTCGTGAAAAGCTACAATTTTTACGCCCCGGCTTAATTATGTTCGATTTGATGTCATGGTGAACAATTGGTTTGGAATTACCCGAATAAATTAAGCAGAAGTATAAAAAATTACGTTTGACATTTGCATTGTGCAAGCTTGGCTTCTTGAATCGACTATTCGGTGATTcgcaagaaaaataaataaatcgaTTTTTTGGCCTGCACCAGTTAGCAGCGAGTAGATAGTTAGTGGGCAATCATGATAAACTACTCACATGACCATTTCTAGGTTGAATAGGTGAAGAGCCTCGCTGATAAGCAAGGTGTTTCCACTTGATAACTGTGATGGGCATGATAGAACTGAAGGTAATTTTGGGGTGGGCGAGCATGATTCATGCCATCATTCTTAGCACGCGGTGATGATGGTACAGTTGTTAGAAGGGAGGAGTTTGGTAAGCTAAAAGAATGCCTGATGCCGTTTACATATTTCAGCGGAATCTTGCTTGAGGGCGCCATTGCTGGACTCAAGACTTCTTGATTTGACCCCGGTGATAGTTTATTAGCCAAAGTACAGTTCTGACAAGGATAAAACATACTTTAGGGCTGCTGAGATCTGACCTAGTACCTTGCCAATATGCAAAGTACAATTGTTCTTGCTCAATGGCACCGCTTGCTAATGTCATTTGAGTAGTACGTGGCACAATGGCCATCGACAAGCCCTAAACTTGTTCCAGGCTGCACGGAAAATCATTTCTTTTCCTGGGCGTACCTGGTATCTTGATATCTGGACGGTGCTCCTCCCATTTCATCGAGTTTCGTGCTCCCAACTTGCTGCTTTTATGTATTTGCTGTTTCATTTCCAACtttgaaatataaatctattgAAACAAATATTGTATACTAAATATGCATAAAATTAACTAATTGTCGGTTAAAACTTACgaaatttaactttttttaaaacaaaatatctCTTACATTTTTTAAGGGACGGAGGGAATATTTCCTATTGCTGCAGAGAACTTTCTTAAGCAACAGATTTGAAAATTGGAAGGCATGTAAGCTGCCAAGTTGCTGAAGGCATGTAAGCTTCATCAAGCCTTTGTGATTTAG
The sequence above is drawn from the Phragmites australis chromosome 10, lpPhrAust1.1, whole genome shotgun sequence genome and encodes:
- the LOC133930628 gene encoding RING-H2 finger protein ATL43-like; translated protein: MPMEPSRRLLLSDYDGAVESPLPSPPASSAMPFRPGVAVVVGILTSVFSITFLLLLYAKHCKRSAAESSGPYGSGGGYGSSGGGAAGERRNSGVNRAVVESLPVFRFGALRGQKEGLECAVCLGRFEPAEALRLLPKCRHGFHVECVDTWLDAHSTCPLCRSRVDPEDVLLLPEPPKPSTTGPPDPPETKAAAATKESPAPTPAPAGRRISGRHSTGSVRAPGRVGPNSRRSADGGVAVGCFDGAKVRKDRVLMVEPAAVVAEPDPEAFDRRFGHRILVSTAGGCEGETAPAAQQRWSDLRPSDLMFVRSEMLVTEAGRYSCSAAVNSGNAWSAISVRSLSELAGVTRLPPIRAGAFEGDETRAGARRWPGSSWWARGPPGGNGPST